The stretch of DNA atattatccACCTGTACTATTGGCaagaaatgaaattatattttttttggcgcaaataaATTATGACATCTTGTCAATGTATAAAGAACGTCCTACaaaacaagaagacaaaatgTGTAAGAAACTAGGCACTTATATAGAAAATTGGGATTTCTTTTATAGTGTACCCTTTTGTTGcactaaaaacaacaaatttagtaTGTTCCAGTTTAAGATTTTACATAGAACTCTCGCCACAAATgcattagtaaaattgagaatggaaatggggaatgtgtcaaagagacaacaacccgaccacagaaaaaacaacagcagaaggtcaccaacaggtcttcaatgcagcgagacattcccgcacccggaggcgtccctcagctggcccctaaacaaatatatactagttcagtgataatgaacgacatactaatttccgaattgtacacaagaaactaaaattgaaaaaatacaagactaacaaaggccagaggctcctgacttgggacaggcgcaaaaatgcggcggggttaaacatgtttatgagatctcaaccctccccctatacctctagccaatgtagaaaagtaaatgcatataacaatacgcacatttaaaattcaattcaagagaagtccgagtctgatgtcagaagatgtaaccaaagaaaataaacaaaatgacaataataaataaataacaacagattactatcagttaactgacatgccagctccagacttcaattaaactgattgaaagattatgatttcatcatatgaatatcaggcacaatccttaggggtttagtatcataccatcataacatatatgagaagaacataacccgtgtcatgccaactaCTGGTTttgtaataaatgtgtttagttccaatgcaaagaccctataagtgaatcaatattaacgccaaaacaGACATATGGGTTAAAAGAAACTAACTTATGCAGTTTCTGTAATGAAACTAAagattcacatagttttttcactgacccccacacccccctcttaacttaatttgggaaaaattgattgaccaatagggatatatgtgaaatcgattttagattaacaaaacttgcagcaatgttgacccccccccccccccaccccaaactatttgatttaagttttttatcctacatcgatcttttgatgtcgtccctaatgtGGAAAATATTGTTCTTGGGTCAGAGTCTTGGGATGTTTCCCTAAACTTACTCACTATTCTggttaaatattacatttatgcATGTCGCTTTAATACCTCATTACCGACTCTTACAGGTGTCATAGCTATGATTAAAAATTCCTACCGAATAGAAAACATATCTACCTCCTTTTACAGATCCCCTAAAGCAAGAGAGAAATTGATAGTAAATGGGAATTAATtaaaaacttagttcacatgtgaGGAGAGATCTTTCTATTTTGTACTTAAGGCTTTATAATAGTTCATGTAGGATTAATAATATGTTGATGCACATCACAACTGGACAATGATTTGTGTGTATCTTAAAAGTACTatctatttttattgatattgtgatatactagtttttgtttgattgtatttgaattatctccccttgacttaTGTTGACATTTATTATGTGATTCTGTCCAACATGTTATCTGTTAATGATCTCTGGTGGCCTCTCCTGGTACCTCTCATGTTCAACATCATTGTATAGGCAGTGATGCATGTGGCTATAGAGGAGAAGGCTGTTGTCATCATTAACCTTATTAGCAGCATATTCAGGTATTCTAATCCAGAGTGATAAAGGATGAGTATGATCGAGTAGAAAATTTAGAACAATTAGCATAACTAACTTTTTAAGTTTAGactgttattgaaaaatttaatatcaatacatgtataatgaattaaCTATATAATTATGTATCACAATACTTGGTGTGttttcagatgaaataaaaataaattacaaaaaaaaaaaaaaattatgggttGCAAAAACGATAACTTAACAATTTTGAAAGCTTACTTTTCTAGTTTGaatctataaatatatttcaaaacttatGCTCTATCTCTGTTAAACAAATTTAACCTAAGaaagatttttctattttttatatgtCGTTTCTGGTCATATAACGCCTCATATATTCCAGTACTTATACGTTTTTAAAATTATGGGTTAAAGTGTTCCTGTTAAAGGTTAGTCCCGAACAGCTCTCAAAGCTCAGCAAAGAGTATTTGATTAATTTTATCATGCAGATGAGTGATTTACTTGTAAAAGCAGATGAAAACACTAAACATATACGGTACCCGGTTAGTCGAAAAACAGACATCccccaaaaattacaaaatacaaacatCAGCCTACAAAGCAATACACagacaaaaacagtaaaatgaaaCTCACAAAAACCTGGTCGTGAATATATTGTTTGAAAGGTGCATTTTGTTCTTAGTCATTATAACAATAAGCATCTATTAGATGTTAATTTGTATGAAAATACAGCTATAGTTGTATTACAGCTTACATTCAATATCCACAGGTTGATGACCAACTATTACCAGATCGTCTGCATCTATCAAAATTAATAAGATGACATGAATGACATAGAAGGGAAAGTTAGCAATGTTTTTTTGTGTTCTCTTATGTACTGTTTTTCGTATCTACATTTGTTATTTAAACATTCaatttctttgttgtttttttgtttgtttatgtattaattcATTACTTCTGGGTTTTTTCTACAtccttgtatttatattttattgttctttCGTCTAAATTtttatatgtacattttttatttaaacattttgttttgaatgaaAGAGATATGATACAATTTGCGTTTTCCTACCAAGTATTTGAATTAACCTTCTAAATGTTGCAGCAAAACAATGCAATTAGGTAGTTGTTTTTAATTGCtattcattttgaaatttatttttaattttttttatgaaaaaccgCATTCCCGTATTCATTTATCagaaattaaatttgtaatgtatccaatacatgtttttaaaattttatttgtaatgtGGTGTAAAAAATGCACTGATTTTGAGACATTTACAAACtacaacatgataaaaaaaataaacgaatatATGTATAGTAAATTCATGTATACTGACCAGCAGCAGGTGGTGGCCGAAGGTGAACTGGAAGAGATGTCAGATTCATGTATGTCGTGATTGGATCTCTTGGTATCAACGTTTCTTTATTGTTTAAACAACCTTTACTTTCAACTACTCTGATTGGTTCTTGTCCTGTCTCTTCTATAAGTTCAATCTTGATTCGACCAATCGGAGGATTACTTTTGTCTACCATCTCAGTGCTGAAAATTTGGTAATTATCTCGGTTTGGATGAAACATGAGCTTCTGTGTGTCTGATTGGTCTGTTCCTATTCTTTTTATATTGCCATCAAACTTAACCTTTTCATAAAACAAATGAGATGAAACAATCCGTAtccacaaaaacaaacaattccaTTTTTCTCAACTTCTTAAACTCAATTAAATTATCATAAAACCAAGCAAGACACGAAGTGTGTACGAATTCAAATGTAATTGAGAAGGATGGCTAGTTTTCCTGCCGAAATTGAGTTGTTTTTGGCTAAGCTACTAAAGAGACAAAACTAGATACTGATAAATAGCTATTGCTTATTTTTTGTAAACGCAAACATATGTTTACTGATTCACTGATTTATTTTTTGCTGTCTGTTATACATTGCATGATGTAAGCGTTCTTTgcgcaaatgtaaaaaaatacgtCGATATAGAAATCTATCCATTACATATATCATAGTACTAGTATGAATATTGGACTGAATTAACCAGTAAAAACTTACACGTTAAATACAGTAAAATACTTACCCTGAACCACTGATTGACCTTGACTGTATGACTAATACCCTCGACTTCTTGAATCTCATATTGCTTTTTTTCCCAATGTTTCTTTCTCTTTTTTGCCTTTCGTTGTAATGCACATTCTATAACAATGGCATATTCGTCACGGGAAAGTGTTTTTACTACTGCAAAAAACTCGACTTGCCTTTCGTTGTTCAAAGCTTTTTGTATAAGCATAACCACTCCTATCATATCTGAATCAACCTTTCTCTTTGTTACGCCTGTaaatctttaaacaaaataaataacacataaataatttaacatgagatttcaaaatcatttttggatcaattcaaattacaaagtcgatttattttgaaaatcataGATGCAATGATATCTCATGTTAGCAACGAGATATGATGACTGGACATATTAGCTGATATACATGAATATTTGGTATgctatagataaaggcaacagtagtataacgagAGATTTTCGTTGTTTTTCCGTTTTCGGCCATGGCAGTGTCAGTtcgttttcgacttatgagtttgaatactcctttagtatctttcgcctctcttccATTTCTTATATAAGTATCCGTGATTTTGATTAGTTGCtagtttttttgtgtattattttcccgggttttcaaataaatagatacaTATTTTATCACCGACAAGATATACACCCATATGTCGAGGATTTACCTAAACATAAACACTTACTAGTATTTAACCTTCAAAAAGTTGCTTGCTCATTTATATGGGGCGACTGTTTTTGCATTTTAACGTTTTATAAGGAAATTTCCTTTGCCAAGCgattcatgtaattgtagtaccttTGTTCGAAGCATTTGTTTTAATAAGAATCTCTTCTAACACATAAGGGACCTTGGTAGCCGGGTGGTGTAAGTATTCGAACTATTGTGTAACAATCCAGTCAACACGGAAGCTGCAAGTTCGAATTCCGAACGGgacaggtgcactcgactccaatttTAATTGATTAGTAATGTTAGTTTTCAGAccgaaggtcggtggttctctCCCGACCCATTTGATTTCTCCACTAATACATACTGACAGCCACGAAaaagcacaatagtgttgaaagtggctttAAACGTCAATCAATTTACAACCTGCTTATTTTTATTCGTGCGTCAGAAAAGAGTCTTTTGTATAATGaatgtacatttatttcattttttttatttcaatcaaaataaaaacataattatgaaacatatattcctatttttaaatgaaattattttttattagaaaaaaatgagtgCAAACCTACATTGAGAAGTGCCTAATTTTGAAATTAGCACTTCGTCGTCGACTATCTTTCTGTGCAGTTTCAATTTCCCAATCTTCTATTTCATCAGGGAATTCTTTTGACGACGTTAAAATAACTATTTCAGTATCATCATTTAATGTCGAATGCATTGGTAACTTCATGTCTATTGGTTGTTTTGGTTGTTGGTGGTTACTCATGGAAAGATCAATtacatttgtaactaaaacagattCCTCCATCGAATCAGCATCTTCAGTATTTACATCTTTAGTCTCCACGACCtgtcaaaataattgaaaagattTTAAAAGCTTATAACTGCACTTTCATGCATACCtataagaatttataaattattcatatGATACTTGAATGAAAAGCTGTAAAGAGTTAAAAACACGCTGACATTAATTATTTCAActtcttgaaaaatcatttggagCGTGATTGCATCAACTTTCAAATTATTTTCCACATTTAAATCATCAATTATAAATATCTAAATAAGATATAAAGAAAGAACAGCTTGCTTTAtgaattttggatttttttttaccatttgcaGACCAGGGTGTGCAAATAGTCAAAAGATATCATAAGGACATAAGAGCTATGGTCCCGCAGCTAGTTTATTACTCAGTAGCAATGCTAATAAATAGACTTGAGACAACAGTAGTGTACCGATTTTCAAGTCTCATAAATCCataatgaatatataaatcaaagtaaaacaaaaactgagggaatcaAATATGATCAGGATGGAGCAAACCCAAAATCTACGTTAATAAATCTTTCCTCAGTGGTGCTCGAAGTACACTATCAATAGTCGCAACTCCAATCCAGTATTTCGATTGGCTTATTTCCGAGTCTGAGTACGGTATTCATCTCTATATATAAATGAACACAAAGCCTAGTCACTATATCAAAAACATCGTGAGTATGGCCCAGAAGTCAATTAATTAAAATACTGGATTTGGTGTTTTAAGCTCAAATTTGACTTCGAgttaagttttatgaaaaaaaagtctGGTAGTTTGGCCGTTAATTCGACGCCTACTATGCTTAATCACCCTTTATACAAACCCACAATGTCTTTGATATCCTACTTTCATACAAATAACATACATTAAACAGAAGGTCTCCGGGCGAATCAAAAGTGTCCTTAGGTATATCTATTTCTGCATCTGGCTCCATCTGTGGTTGAATGGTCACTGCCTGCTCTGTAATACTGAATACCTCTGGTTTTTCTACGGTGACAAACATGAATGAAACAACTGCACCACTTTTGATGTTAACAGCAACGGTTACATATGTGttctaaaacaaaagaaaaaatgacCAATAATAATTTATAACCTTATCTCTTCTTACAGcaatatcataaaatatcaaactcGTTACTTTTCGATAGTACCAATAAGACTTACATAATCTAGTTAATACAAATACCTTACTTATGTCAAAATAAAGTATACTCAATTTGAAATGGTTGATAACCTGTTGGAAACACTACGCAAAATTCAGGTAATTTATGTCTGTAGTCGAGCACTTATATCTACAAGATGGAAGCTGTAGTTAAGCATCATTTAAAATATGAGATGAGGATAAGAAATGATATGCTAACCTGCTTTTATATCAAGTGATATCGAATAAATTTTCCATGAcggtttgatattttataaatacattatacAGTGAAATGAAGTTGGCTTTGATCAGGAAACCACAATAgagtttgatatacatgtatttagtaGACATCAAACCACCAACATTTCTTTCAAGGTATGAATTAGTGGATGTCGTTTTCAAGAAATTTATAACTCGCTGTACACTCATGTCTCAATTACTTTAAGTTTCAGTAGGTAGGTAAATAGGATCAATTCAACAGTTTATAAGTGTTTTAATCCTGTGTCTATGCAACATAAACAAATTTGATTGATAAAATACCTAAGTATACGTCATGACGAATACAACAATAATGTCAGGATTATACAGTCCAAGTACAATagcacagtgtagatactattctgtacgctatccggaagtcgcgattttcgaagcgagaactttttgaatcacattttaaatttgatgggtatactgaattaaacggtaagttgatcatctgtacattgcttattgattaattcagccgacatcgatattctcaaatggttaagaattaaattccgcacattcattattcgtatcttttCCTTAATCAAGAGAtattcaagtgcatcactaagaaaaatcagtcggcgaacctaaaatcaatctttttaccctcttagtgtTCAAATTAACCTGAAAACctgacttaattaactaaatgatgtatatttcaagtggtggtaaaagtttcaaccagatctttgaagccagaattaagaaaattacacttgtttgaatttctcactgtacgatcagtctcgcttgtatattttaaaactgtatgatcagtctttatgtaactgtattctagtggtgatttcaaagttatttacgatacattagaaggtggtatttttctaaataacacaaatatatttcaatacattcacatcctgaaaacttatgaaacatgttttacggcttgatagggtgtactcgacttactacattaagtataaggatgtttaaatgttgctaaaataagaggaaggtttgatgtatactagtatataagtttcagacATGTCCTTAATTATTCTTAAAACTGTAcaaataaaaatgcatgtatttacacacattcgaggccgtaccGTAGCCTATActtgatcacagttccttcactttgtttaagatgtagagcagtctctttgacactcaatattacaccactttgtcaagcggggggttatagtgataaaaaaagtccgtctttccgttcgtccgttggaccggtacaatatgtttcgccggatttgtaagcgcatctcctcataaaccacttaatatacattgggggttccggccatttttaaatAGAGAGAGGGTCCgatccaggagaaaaggggattccaaatatatgttccaatacatatgcattgatagttaaaaaagggtTTTAAACTGCCGGatccctttttttttaatcagtcactgatataactattaatttaTCTTATTCGgtttccttatcataaatgataatgactgtattgagcaccgtctatttcgaattttagtaaatTCTTGTATGGGGTTACTTTCaataagatacggacttgaacattgcattatatgggggcatccatcaggtatttccaacaccttctaaaccaatcattaaagttttatgaaattgctccatttttactcgattaatgcattatggaccttctatttctgtaaacttaccaaaattatatcacatgaattatccccctacgcaaagctgtctttatccatttttttttattttaaaagggacaagcttgatttatgttatcaccaattggtcaacggcggacggtgtaaataatctttaaacgatacactattacaaagaccacaagcgaatcatgtattactttttaggcatttgattttaaataagactgatggaacaaaaatacaattattttgccgtctaaaaaaaatcataagaaatatatttgtattgtctgatgaaagtaattacacgttatagttccctggatagttcataatatcacatatacacgtataAACCTTCaaatttctgttgttttttcttcaaaatcacgactggtcatacagtcaaaaaatctgaaatcgcttctagaatacagtcagtcctagactgatcgtacagtaatttattttgggatcctcaaggaaaacatattttttatgggaaatacgaatattctacttaaatacgaaaagaatattgaaacagtatatatttaactgtaaactgatgcaaatatttgcaataaaagattatttggtttgtactacgagagcaaacttgtccatcgatttcacttctttctaccaagttgatgtgatgcacacgtatattttatattctaatgcctgtttttgttacagttactcataatttatgatgctatatataccttgaagatgttcaaagcactttgtagatataggagtaaacaaatgatgagaaaagttaccgtaggcaaaaccgtcctgttagccagttggaaatcatcgcttcgaaaatcgcgacttccggatagcgtacagaatagtatctacactgtgaataGGACAATACTGTTTTTTGAAAGATTTCTGACgccgctaattgaaaaacatattcCCAACGAATGCGGTAGGTAGTTTGAAATTTTCGACCAAAAACACGGTGTCAGTTTAATCTGAAGCCGATTTTAAATAATTCAGGCTTTAGGTGTAATTCGTTAAACAGTTTAACCAGAAAACATGTTATCATACACTAGATGGCTTTACAATTGAGAAGTCGTGTAATTTACATATCTGTAAATTAAACCCTTGCATCCTTGTATTGTTTATAGCTGTACTTTATTTGAATTGAGTTCGGTATACTGATCAGTATTTTTTAAAGCTGAACATTGTTTATGAAGTGAAATTTACAGcgaatataaacaaaaaacaagttaGTACATTATTAGCATTGTAAAAACCCAAAATAAGATACATTATTTCATAAACTAATAACTGATtatttgtacatacatttttCTCTTCATTCCGAATTGAACTCTCAATATTTACAACATTTCCATTTGGTGAAACAGCTTTTAAAGTTTCGTTGCACTTCGGAAGTCCAGTTAGCTTAATTTCAAGAGTGAATACAGTGCTTGAACTTCCCCATGCTTTACACTCGTATATATCACTGAACAAATCGTTGTCCTCACTGATATACTTCTGGACATTCGTATATTCCACAGGAAGTTTACAACAATAGAAAAAGTAAGGTAGACGTTGTAACGTCTTTGACAGTAGAGTAGCtcctatttttttcattttggtatCCTTTTCAGGTTCGATATACTTAACGCCAAATATAATTCCACTAATGGAAAAAGAAAAAGTATagtattaaaatatattataacaggGAAATATTTCTTCAATTTAGTTGTGTCTCcactaatagttgatgtgtttacctctgTTTTAGCTTGTTATTCGGATTTGTTTTTTGCTTAATCGAATAATGTTAATTGAACAGCAATATATAGTACTTTTGCCTTTACTAGTCAGTTCAACTGCAAAAAAggttaaattatcaaaaaatatcgGAACCTGCATTTCTGAGGAATGTACTCAGTATATTTTTGAGTTTTGTATGCTTAACCTCTTGATCTTTTCATCTACACCGACACATATCGATGGACGCTTTCAATCTAAAACTTATGACAAATGTGATGATTCAAATGGTCAAACTCCGTGCTTACCGTATCTTCGTAAGccatttatgagatttgaacagcggtaaacttctattacatgtatatcacaTCTATATATTTCATACTACTGCTTTTTATGGGGTTTTTTTCTGCTTAAAAGTAATTTTCAAAGTTAACTGGTGTTttgtttctttgtaatatataaatGGTTTGAAAGTCATAACAAATTAATGCATTTTTGAAGACTCATACTTTCAGCAATTGAACACACTGATTGTGTCTGATAAAccgtaaatttcaaaaaaaatatatacaagcaGGTCTAACATATAATATACCCATGCTTATAACCAGCTAAACGACTGCTTTGCTTCTTGAATATCTCAACAATAGCTTGATCCTCCTTGTTTCTTGATGTTATTGCTTCTTCAAGCCATTGCTGTCAAAGTGAAAGTAATAAAATGAAGTGGTTGCCAATAAATGTTAATTAAGT from Mytilus galloprovincialis chromosome 2, xbMytGall1.hap1.1, whole genome shotgun sequence encodes:
- the LOC143064945 gene encoding uncharacterized protein LOC143064945 isoform X2; this encodes MADEIDESTNITESYTEDTHENNDLSNDPNGGTSKIFDEGQETQVDGEKDDKTLSIIDEARDEQILSIVDETRDDKPMSTVDKTRDDKTLSIVDEVKDNKTLPIVDEVKDNKTLSIVENENRDETSTINTSDNTTDPSSIERKAKRRKSKHTSKVSPVVTDETGKENEAPILQDSMQNNQTLEVQKNQILEDSRGSELLFAVKNRKKQAALKLIDNGADIHFLDQTKCNVIHYAALAGYDDLILKLISQGASVKIWDCNGETALHKAARTGHESTVVALVAKGADVYALNWQGNNPLELAVRGKHIKVIDALCLFGADLVMQDWQWLEEAITSRNKEDQAIVEIFKKQSSRLAGYKHGGIIFGVKYIEPEKDTKMKKIGATLLSKTLQRLPYFFYCCKLPVEYTNVQKYISEDNDLFSDIYECKAWGSSSTVFTLEIKLTGLPKCNETLKAVSPNGNVVNIESSIRNEEKNNTYVTVAVNIKSGAVVSFMFVTVEKPEVFSITEQAVTIQPQMEPDAEIDIPKDTFDSPGDLLFNVVETKDVNTEDADSMEESVLVTNVIDLSMSNHQQPKQPIDMKLPMHSTLNDDTEIVILTSSKEFPDEIEDWEIETAQKDSRRRSANFKIRHFSIFTGVTKRKVDSDMIGVVMLIQKALNNERQVEFFAVVKTLSRDEYAIVIECALQRKAKKRKKHWEKKQYEIQEVEGISHTVKVNQWFRVKFDGNIKRIGTDQSDTQKLMFHPNRDNYQIFSTEMVDKSNPPIGRIKIELIEETGQEPIRVVESKGCLNNKETLIPRDPITTYMNLTSLPVHLRPPPAAGTIKVLKITSLMQLAKKLNMDEAHQLAIQLKVSPSEVANLASDLPKTDDFLDAVFWKWRGRRPYESQVNFLVAALERTGMDIEAEEVKIAHKELREICFSW
- the LOC143064945 gene encoding uncharacterized protein LOC143064945 isoform X1 is translated as MADEIDESTNITESYTEDTHENNDLSNDPNGGTSKIFDEGQETQVDGEKDDKTLSIIDEARDEQILSIVDETRDDKPMSTVDKTRDDKTLSIVDEVKDNKTLPIVDEVKDNKTLSIVENENRDETSTINTSDNTTDPSSIERKAKRRKSKHTSKVSPVVTDETGKENEAPILQDSMQNNQTLEVQKNQILEDSRGSELLFAVKNRKKQAALKLIDNGADIHFLDQTKCNVIHYAALAGYDDLILKLISQGASVKIWDCNGETALHKAARTGHESTVVALVAKGADVYALNWQGNNPLELAVRGKHIKVIDALCLFGADLVMQDWQWLEEAITSRNKEDQAIVEIFKKQSSRLAGYKHGGIIFGVKYIEPEKDTKMKKIGATLLSKTLQRLPYFFYCCKLPVEYTNVQKYISEDNDLFSDIYECKAWGSSSTVFTLEIKLTGLPKCNETLKAVSPNGNVVNIESSIRNEEKNNTYVTVAVNIKSGAVVSFMFVTVEKPEVFSITEQAVTIQPQMEPDAEIDIPKDTFDSPGDLLFNVVETKDVNTEDADSMEESVLVTNVIDLSMSNHQQPKQPIDMKLPMHSTLNDDTEIVILTSSKEFPDEIEDWEIETAQKDSRRRSANFKIRHFSIFTGVTKRKVDSDMIGVVMLIQKALNNERQVEFFAVVKTLSRDEYAIVIECALQRKAKKRKKHWEKKQYEIQEVEGISHTVKVNQWFRVKFDGNIKRIGTDQSDTQKLMFHPNRDNYQIFSTEMVDKSNPPIGRIKIELIEETGQEPIRVVESKGCLNNKETLIPRDPITTYMNLTSLPVHLRPPPAADADDLVIVGHQPVDIECTIKVLKITSLMQLAKKLNMDEAHQLAIQLKVSPSEVANLASDLPKTDDFLDAVFWKWRGRRPYESQVNFLVAALERTGMDIEAEEVKIAHKELREICFSW